In Trichocoleus desertorum NBK24, the following are encoded in one genomic region:
- a CDS encoding adenylate/guanylate cyclase domain-containing protein, whose protein sequence is MDCGKITAPVSQLKPASLSLLTRSGDNLSGMARLSRMNQWVTALVKAVVRLLHRSRLRKPQNLQRSPQPTVSQTALPAPPIPSNEAERLEALKQYNILDTLPEEAFDELTALAAQICGSPISLVSLTDSHRQWFKSKVGIDAVEVPREQAFCAHAIAKPDELFVIPNMLEDDRFAENPLVTQDPSIRFYAGAPLVTPDGFPLGTLCVLDRMPRNLTAEQRKALQVLGRQVITQMELRLQIEKLERQISRYQQAEAKLRASDQQVVDLLEGMTDGFWALDRQWRFTFVNQRAGQILQKLPEELLGKVIWEVLSDLAGSKFDQEFHKAVTQQVSVNFEEFYAPLGRWIEVRAFPSYEGLSAFIHDITVRRVMEEALRYQQEQTDRLLSNTLPAPIAKRLKFQEDAIADSFEEVTILFADLVNFTQWASEITPTALVSYLNEIFSVFDQLTEKHELEKIKTIGDAYMVAGGLPIPSEHHIEAIAEMGLDMLDAIKQFNTKHGTNLNLCVGINTGPVIAGVIGTKKFSYDLWGDTVNLASRMESHGLPGRVQVTETTYQHLQNLYSFEERGLVEIKGKGLMKTYLITGRKS, encoded by the coding sequence ATGGATTGTGGTAAGATTACGGCTCCTGTGTCGCAGTTGAAACCAGCTTCTCTTTCACTTCTAACCAGGTCAGGAGATAACCTCAGTGGGATGGCTCGCTTAAGTCGAATGAATCAATGGGTCACTGCACTTGTGAAAGCGGTTGTGCGTCTCCTCCATCGCTCTAGGCTTAGAAAACCCCAAAACCTACAGCGATCGCCTCAACCTACCGTCTCCCAGACTGCTCTGCCCGCTCCCCCCATCCCTAGTAATGAAGCCGAACGGCTAGAAGCCTTAAAGCAATACAACATTCTGGATACCTTGCCGGAAGAGGCATTCGATGAATTAACCGCTTTGGCGGCGCAGATCTGTGGTAGCCCCATTTCCCTGGTTAGCTTAACGGACTCCCATCGGCAGTGGTTTAAGTCCAAGGTCGGCATAGATGCTGTGGAAGTCCCCAGAGAGCAAGCCTTCTGTGCCCATGCGATCGCTAAGCCAGATGAATTGTTCGTGATCCCCAATATGCTCGAAGACGATCGCTTTGCTGAGAATCCTCTCGTCACCCAAGATCCCAGCATCCGCTTCTACGCTGGGGCACCACTTGTGACTCCAGATGGTTTTCCCTTGGGCACGCTTTGTGTCCTCGATCGCATGCCTCGCAACCTCACCGCAGAGCAAAGAAAAGCCTTGCAAGTCCTAGGGCGACAGGTCATTACTCAAATGGAACTGCGCTTGCAAATTGAGAAACTAGAGCGCCAAATTTCTCGCTATCAGCAAGCCGAAGCCAAACTACGAGCCTCCGATCAGCAAGTCGTAGATCTACTAGAAGGCATGACGGATGGTTTTTGGGCCTTAGACCGTCAGTGGCGCTTCACTTTTGTCAACCAACGAGCAGGTCAGATTTTACAGAAACTCCCAGAGGAATTGCTAGGTAAAGTCATTTGGGAAGTTTTGAGTGACTTAGCAGGTTCAAAATTTGATCAAGAGTTTCATAAAGCGGTTACTCAGCAGGTTAGCGTCAATTTTGAGGAGTTTTATGCTCCTCTAGGCCGTTGGATTGAAGTCCGAGCGTTCCCTTCCTATGAAGGTCTATCTGCTTTTATCCATGACATCACAGTGCGACGAGTGATGGAAGAAGCCTTGCGCTACCAGCAAGAACAGACAGACCGTCTACTCTCAAACACATTACCTGCGCCGATCGCCAAGCGCCTCAAATTCCAAGAAGACGCGATCGCGGATAGTTTTGAAGAAGTGACGATCCTCTTTGCCGATCTAGTCAACTTTACCCAATGGGCCAGCGAAATCACCCCGACAGCCTTGGTTAGCTACTTAAATGAAATTTTCTCTGTGTTTGACCAACTCACTGAAAAACACGAATTAGAAAAAATCAAAACCATTGGGGATGCCTATATGGTGGCGGGAGGATTGCCTATCCCTTCAGAGCATCATATAGAGGCGATCGCAGAGATGGGGCTGGATATGTTGGATGCAATCAAACAATTCAACACTAAACATGGCACGAACCTAAATTTATGTGTTGGCATCAATACTGGGCCTGTGATAGCAGGGGTAATTGGCACCAAAAAGTTCTCCTATGATCTGTGGGGAGATACCGTTAACCTAGCTAGCCGTATGGAATCTCACGGTCTACCAGGTAGAGTTCAGGTGACTGAAACCACCTATCAGCATTTGCAGAATTTGTACTCGTTTGAAGAGCGAGGTCTAGTTGAGATTAAAGGCAAAGGCTTGATGAAAACCTATTTGATAACTGGTAGAAAATCTTAG